TTCCTAACATTATAAAATTTTTAATATTCCTTTTTCCTTTAATTTCATCAATCAACAATTGCATCAACCCTTTCCGTGCTTTTTTTCTTATATTTTCATAAAAGATTTACAATCTAATTCATATAAATCTTTAAATCCTAGACTTTCATAAAACTTTTTTGTTTTTTCTGTATTATCAGTTGTTAGTATCATTTGATATACATTTTTATATTTTTCTATAATATGTTTTAATAATTTAGTCCCTATTTTATTTCTTTGGTATTCTGGTAATACTATAATATCTTGTACATATACAATAGAATGCCCATCTCCTACAACTCTAACTATACCTACTAATTTATCATTTTCATAAGCCCCTGCTATATATAATGAATTTTTATATGAATCAGTTAACATTTCAATATTTTCAGTATAATTAGTCCAAAGCACTTTTTCATATAAATTAAATATTTCTTTCAATTTAAATTCTTTATATTCTTTTATTTCCATTATTGCCCCTTTTTCTCAAACTCTAAATAACTTCCATATATGTCTATACTTACACAGTATGATACATAATTAAATACTATAATTAATATTAGAAAAATCATCTCATTTAAATCTG
Above is a genomic segment from Oceanivirga salmonicida containing:
- a CDS encoding GNAT family N-acetyltransferase, producing the protein MEIKEYKEFKLKEIFNLYEKVLWTNYTENIEMLTDSYKNSLYIAGAYENDKLVGIVRVVGDGHSIVYVQDIIVLPEYQRNKIGTKLLKHIIEKYKNVYQMILTTDNTEKTKKFYESLGFKDLYELDCKSFMKI